The Rhodocytophaga rosea genome has a segment encoding these proteins:
- a CDS encoding SusC/RagA family TonB-linked outer membrane protein, with translation MRSSTIRMLLVSFLLLTGFLTVYAQERTVKGKITDTENGDVLPGANIIIKGTSKGTTTDSNGEFQIPVQDENTVLVVSLIGYQSQEIRVGNRSTIPVALITDVKALEEVVVVGYGTQKKADLTGAISGIRGEDIGITSKPVTSPDQILAGRVTGVNISNRSGDPGAPINVRIRGIGTTGVNQPLWVIDGVPIVQTTNQTVNTNSSTESNPLSGINPSDIESIDVLKDASAAAIYGARAANGVIIVTTKRGKDGKATFTYDGYMGAAYTPKRIDVLNVNQYIDLQAELGRDLSQFRGQPFVNWQDAVFRAGAINSHNLSVSGGTASANYFIGAGYFDQDGIEPAQRFKRYSIKANSDIKAGKRFKFGESLLLSSTDRLNQGEDAIFGGFTSALNAPYYKIYDPNAALGYNPENNTTRGEGATGNNIIMRTDPRVTETRIITRKVLANVYGEVEILNGLKYRISGGIDYTVGSGDFFQEEFAFDGISKRNSLLTQERPIELTTNLTHTLTYNRKFGDHDLTLLVGEEETNFRFDKVRLQGNNLFNSQIRFASTGTAVSAANEADHWALRGFLGRINYAYKQKYLLTINVRNDNTSRFSKDNRSQTFPSVSAGWRVSQEAFFPKNDIVDDIKLRGSWGQSGNQFTGANFAFMSALQTTIFYPIGTGQVITRGPAPITFANENLRWETSNQLDIGADISLLRGKIELTFDYYKKITKDVLIGLPIPYTSGYFLPADANIGKILNNGIELSLNYRNSIGKFTYSAGGNITTVHNEVLDLGTAPPIITGVGGATSHRTIVGESLGHFYGFKTDGIYQTQEEVNAALPDAFSASRAPGDIRFVDVNGDGKIDSQDRTTIGNPNPKYFYGINLSAAYIGFDLSVLLQGVGGIQVYNNARSQLESMNSGNNFSTRVLERWTGPGTSNTMPRAVANDPNGNNRYSDRWIEKADFMRVRNIQLGYAIPAKSLESWTGGFVARFRAYVGVQNLYTFTKYLGFDPEVTRGRSYQKGDFSLANGQDDGSSPQPRILQFGVQATF, from the coding sequence ATGAGAAGTTCTACCATCAGAATGTTGTTAGTAAGTTTTCTGCTGCTGACAGGTTTTCTTACTGTTTATGCCCAGGAAAGAACAGTTAAAGGAAAGATAACTGATACTGAAAACGGGGATGTACTACCTGGGGCAAATATCATTATTAAAGGTACCAGCAAAGGTACTACTACTGATTCTAATGGGGAATTTCAAATACCGGTTCAGGATGAAAACACAGTTCTGGTTGTTAGTTTAATAGGCTATCAATCCCAGGAAATCCGGGTAGGAAACCGTAGTACGATACCAGTTGCTTTGATTACCGATGTAAAAGCTCTGGAAGAAGTAGTAGTAGTAGGTTATGGTACCCAGAAAAAGGCAGATTTAACAGGAGCTATCAGCGGTATCCGGGGAGAGGATATAGGCATTACCTCTAAACCGGTAACCAGCCCTGACCAGATCCTGGCAGGCAGGGTAACTGGCGTAAATATTTCTAACAGAAGCGGAGACCCTGGTGCACCCATTAACGTGCGTATCCGGGGGATTGGTACCACCGGGGTAAACCAGCCACTTTGGGTAATTGATGGTGTTCCAATTGTGCAGACAACCAACCAGACGGTAAATACGAATTCAAGCACAGAGTCTAATCCCCTTTCGGGTATCAACCCCAGTGATATTGAATCAATAGATGTGCTGAAAGATGCTTCGGCGGCAGCTATCTATGGTGCCAGAGCTGCCAATGGTGTAATTATTGTTACTACCAAACGGGGCAAGGATGGAAAAGCTACCTTTACCTATGACGGATATATGGGGGCAGCCTACACACCCAAGCGAATAGATGTACTCAATGTTAACCAGTATATAGACCTACAGGCAGAACTAGGGCGTGATCTGAGCCAGTTTAGAGGGCAACCGTTTGTAAACTGGCAGGATGCTGTTTTCAGAGCCGGTGCAATCAATAGCCACAACTTATCTGTAAGCGGCGGTACAGCCAGTGCGAATTATTTTATTGGAGCCGGCTATTTTGACCAGGATGGAATAGAACCAGCACAACGTTTTAAAAGATATTCTATCAAAGCCAATTCAGATATAAAAGCTGGCAAGCGGTTTAAATTTGGTGAATCCCTTTTATTAAGTTCTACTGACAGATTAAACCAGGGCGAAGATGCTATTTTTGGAGGTTTTACTTCTGCGTTAAATGCACCGTATTATAAAATATATGATCCTAATGCGGCTTTGGGATATAATCCGGAAAACAATACTACCCGAGGTGAAGGCGCTACCGGTAATAATATAATCATGAGAACGGATCCTAGGGTAACTGAAACCAGAATTATTACCCGGAAAGTGTTAGCCAATGTGTATGGGGAAGTTGAAATATTAAATGGATTAAAATACCGGATTTCCGGAGGTATTGATTATACAGTGGGCAGTGGCGATTTCTTTCAGGAAGAATTTGCCTTTGATGGTATTTCTAAAAGAAATTCCCTGCTGACACAGGAGCGTCCTATTGAGCTAACCACCAATTTAACGCATACCTTAACCTATAACAGAAAGTTTGGCGACCATGATCTGACACTGTTAGTAGGTGAAGAAGAAACAAATTTCCGGTTCGACAAAGTACGGCTCCAGGGCAATAACCTGTTTAATTCACAAATCCGTTTTGCCTCTACGGGAACGGCTGTTTCAGCAGCCAATGAAGCCGATCATTGGGCACTGAGAGGTTTTCTGGGCAGGATTAATTATGCCTATAAACAGAAGTATTTACTCACCATCAATGTGCGGAATGATAATACCTCCCGTTTCTCCAAAGACAACCGCTCCCAGACGTTCCCATCAGTATCAGCCGGATGGCGTGTTAGCCAGGAAGCTTTCTTCCCTAAAAATGACATAGTTGACGATATTAAATTGAGAGGAAGCTGGGGCCAGTCTGGCAACCAGTTTACAGGTGCTAACTTTGCTTTCATGAGTGCCCTGCAAACTACCATTTTCTATCCCATCGGTACCGGGCAGGTTATTACAAGAGGTCCGGCACCTATTACTTTTGCCAACGAAAACCTGCGCTGGGAAACCAGTAACCAGTTAGATATTGGCGCAGACATAAGCTTACTCCGGGGCAAGATAGAACTCACCTTTGATTATTATAAAAAAATTACCAAGGATGTATTAATCGGATTGCCTATTCCCTATACGTCTGGCTATTTCTTGCCGGCTGATGCCAACATAGGAAAAATTCTCAACAATGGCATTGAACTGTCGCTAAACTACCGGAATAGCATAGGCAAATTCACTTACAGTGCCGGAGGTAATATCACGACGGTGCATAATGAAGTATTGGATTTAGGAACTGCTCCTCCTATTATAACTGGAGTTGGAGGGGCTACTTCGCACCGTACGATTGTAGGAGAGTCTTTAGGCCATTTTTATGGATTTAAAACAGACGGTATTTATCAGACCCAGGAAGAGGTGAACGCTGCCTTACCCGATGCTTTCTCAGCCTCCAGGGCACCTGGCGATATCCGGTTTGTAGATGTGAACGGAGATGGGAAAATAGACTCCCAGGACCGTACCACTATTGGAAATCCTAATCCGAAATATTTCTATGGGATCAATTTATCTGCGGCTTATATAGGCTTTGATCTCTCCGTATTGTTACAAGGCGTAGGAGGCATTCAAGTCTATAACAATGCCCGGTCCCAGTTAGAGAGTATGAACAGTGGAAATAATTTTTCTACCCGTGTGCTGGAACGATGGACCGGCCCTGGAACCAGCAATACCATGCCCCGGGCGGTGGCCAACGACCCCAATGGAAACAACCGCTATTCAGACAGATGGATTGAGAAAGCTGATTTTATGCGTGTCCGCAATATTCAGCTTGGCTATGCCATTCCAGCCAAAAGTTTAGAAAGCTGGACAGGCGGATTTGTTGCCAGATTCAGAGCCTACGTAGGCGTACAAAACCTGTATACGTTCACCAAATATCTGGGCTTCGATCCGGAAGTAACCAGAGGAAGAAGCTATCAGAAAGGAGACTTTTCCCTGGCTAACGGTCAGGACGATGGCAGTTCTCCACAGCCCAGAATCTTACAATTTGGCGTTCAGGCAACTTTCTAA
- a CDS encoding GMC oxidoreductase, with the protein MSNLNIKAVAENTYDAIVIGSGVSGGWAAKELTEKGLRVLMLERGRQLEHVTGYTEAMQTPWEKSEAGRLTTELSARFPQVSPESAVRPSISPYFMENFDSTYIKEKPFRWVRASVVGGKSITWGRQSYRFNEFDFEANAKDGVGVDWPMRYKDLAPWYSYVEKIAGISGEKLGLPQLPDSEFLQPMELFYIEKEVRKRIEQSFPGRTMTVGRTANLSEIRKIHIDNGRTACQYRNMCMRGCQYGAYFSTQSTTLPPAMRTGRLTLRPDSVVTNLIYDAKKQRASGVRVIDAVSMEEREYFAKIVFVCASAIGSTAILLNSLSDRFPEGMGNDSGQLGHNLMDHHFRIGATGEWEGGQDRYYYGRRANGIYIPRYRNIGNDKRDYLRGFGYQGGGGRQGWQRKVAEYAFGTSLKEELMKPGLWTMGLVGYGEHLPQYRNRMYLDKNKKDAHGMPMVVFDVEYGENEKKMRVDMLNDAQEMLEKAGLSNVKPYDNGSVPGQSIHEMGTARMGKDPKTSVLNGFNQIHAVKNVFVPDGACMTSSSCVNPSLTYMAITARAADFAVGELKARRI; encoded by the coding sequence ATGTCAAATCTGAATATAAAAGCTGTTGCTGAAAATACCTACGATGCTATTGTTATTGGTTCTGGTGTAAGTGGGGGATGGGCAGCCAAGGAACTCACCGAAAAAGGACTCCGTGTACTTATGCTTGAGCGAGGCAGGCAACTAGAGCATGTTACCGGTTACACAGAAGCTATGCAGACTCCCTGGGAAAAAAGTGAGGCCGGAAGGCTGACTACTGAACTCAGCGCCAGGTTTCCGCAAGTATCTCCGGAAAGTGCCGTTAGACCAAGTATCTCCCCTTATTTTATGGAAAATTTTGACTCCACCTACATCAAAGAAAAACCTTTCCGCTGGGTAAGGGCAAGTGTGGTGGGTGGGAAATCCATCACCTGGGGCAGGCAGTCTTACCGCTTTAACGAGTTTGATTTTGAAGCAAATGCCAAAGATGGGGTTGGGGTCGACTGGCCGATGCGCTATAAAGATCTGGCTCCCTGGTATTCATATGTAGAGAAGATAGCCGGTATCTCCGGCGAAAAACTTGGTCTGCCTCAACTGCCCGACAGTGAATTTCTTCAGCCTATGGAGTTGTTCTATATTGAAAAAGAAGTACGGAAGCGGATCGAGCAAAGCTTCCCGGGCCGCACAATGACAGTGGGCCGGACAGCTAATCTATCTGAGATCAGGAAAATACATATTGACAATGGCCGGACTGCCTGCCAGTACCGCAATATGTGTATGCGTGGGTGCCAATATGGCGCCTATTTCAGTACGCAGTCTACTACCCTGCCTCCGGCCATGCGGACAGGCCGCCTTACTCTACGGCCGGATTCTGTGGTGACCAACCTGATCTATGATGCAAAGAAACAACGCGCCTCCGGTGTACGGGTGATTGATGCGGTAAGCATGGAAGAACGGGAATATTTTGCAAAAATCGTTTTCGTCTGTGCAAGTGCCATAGGCTCAACGGCTATCTTGCTAAATTCGCTGTCCGACCGTTTTCCGGAAGGCATGGGCAACGATTCTGGTCAATTAGGCCACAACCTGATGGACCACCATTTCCGGATTGGTGCAACCGGGGAGTGGGAAGGCGGACAGGACCGCTATTACTACGGGCGGCGGGCCAATGGTATTTATATCCCCCGCTATCGCAATATTGGGAATGACAAACGCGATTACCTGCGGGGTTTTGGCTATCAGGGCGGAGGGGGCCGGCAGGGATGGCAACGCAAAGTAGCCGAATATGCATTTGGTACCTCCTTGAAAGAAGAGTTGATGAAACCAGGTTTGTGGACGATGGGACTGGTAGGCTATGGCGAACACCTGCCACAATACCGCAACCGCATGTACCTGGACAAAAATAAAAAAGATGCACATGGTATGCCGATGGTAGTGTTTGATGTGGAGTATGGAGAAAACGAGAAAAAGATGCGGGTGGATATGCTCAATGATGCACAGGAAATGCTGGAAAAAGCCGGATTATCCAATGTTAAGCCCTATGATAATGGCTCAGTTCCCGGGCAATCCATCCATGAAATGGGAACAGCCCGCATGGGAAAAGATCCTAAGACTTCTGTCTTAAATGGGTTTAATCAAATACATGCCGTGAAGAATGTATTTGTACCAGATGGAGCCTGCATGACTTCTTCTTCCTGTGTGAATCCTTCACTGACCTATATGGCTATCACTGCCCGGGCTGCCGATTTCGCTGTTGGTGAATTAAAAGCCCGCAGGATATAA
- a CDS encoding c-type cytochrome, with protein MASVYIEKTTHFYRQGQNKPPVVKILSPENNTSVEPDARIRYFISVSDEEDGKSEFQEIASNEVFLEVTYAPDSSKVADYLVIHNKNGAEPPGLTGIKTSDCFNCHAIKNKGQGPSFSEIAKRYPHNPSTIETLAMRVMKGNSGVWGNAAMPPHADITPQQARQIIQWILNNAADPNYDLYAGLEGSFPTRTKSQTGGLYVLTASYLDHGLKDMPQLRQSGQHTILLKGK; from the coding sequence ATGGCGTCTGTCTACATTGAAAAGACTACCCATTTCTACAGGCAAGGACAAAATAAACCTCCGGTTGTAAAAATACTCAGTCCGGAAAATAATACATCTGTTGAGCCAGATGCCCGCATCCGCTATTTTATCAGTGTGTCAGATGAGGAAGATGGGAAATCGGAATTTCAGGAAATAGCTTCAAATGAAGTTTTTCTCGAAGTCACATACGCACCCGATTCTTCGAAAGTGGCTGACTATTTGGTTATTCACAACAAAAACGGAGCTGAACCTCCAGGTTTAACAGGTATAAAAACCTCTGATTGTTTCAACTGCCATGCTATTAAAAATAAAGGGCAAGGCCCTTCTTTTTCTGAAATTGCCAAACGGTATCCTCATAATCCTTCTACGATTGAGACACTGGCAATGCGGGTAATGAAAGGGAATAGCGGGGTCTGGGGAAATGCAGCCATGCCCCCTCACGCTGATATAACACCACAGCAAGCTAGGCAGATTATCCAATGGATACTTAATAATGCGGCTGATCCTAACTATGATTTGTATGCAGGGCTTGAAGGAAGCTTTCCTACAAGGACTAAAAGCCAGACGGGAGGTTTATATGTACTTACGGCTTCTTATTTAGACCATGGATTGAAAGATATGCCACAACTGCGTCAATCCGGGCAGCATACGATTCTGCTAAAAGGCAAGTAA
- a CDS encoding flavin monoamine oxidase family protein, producing MNEYKRRDFLKSTVVAGASLLTPDILYSTDESKANAQTATAPFPHTSASKKVIVAGAGIAGLCCGYELMKRGHEVIILEASGRHGGHVLTVRDGLSDGLYADFGAENITKPGYELFWEYAKEFNLTVLPYPKRDNILRRIDGQFYTEQMLADPAVLKKFGLNQREIKYLSEHSWPELELLYTRPYLDKFTDEYQPFGVGYDHLDTTPIAQIYKKEGASPGALQLLGGMHTSALFELWRQSILDLRGLPLFPLKVYRLKDGNQSLPNAFAKKLGVRVKLNCPILKIKHGQSGVTITYKEFNEEKEITADHLANCIPLPAFRNIPVEPAFSPEKQYAIDNVTYDSYARFVFQASSKFWEADKLSINMELNHPDIAAIWQVAEEVDTHRVALMGMGPGGTSPQRALAGFRQVYPGKHDTIEQALVKDWTKEQFSPTCERLNFPMGELRKFWPHVMASHGRIHFAGAYADNLNWGMEAATRSANRVAKEIDQA from the coding sequence ATGAACGAATATAAGAGAAGAGATTTTCTAAAAAGCACAGTAGTAGCAGGAGCTTCCCTACTGACTCCCGACATATTGTATAGCACAGATGAATCAAAAGCAAATGCACAGACAGCCACTGCACCGTTTCCCCATACAAGTGCTTCTAAAAAGGTAATTGTAGCCGGAGCTGGTATAGCTGGTCTGTGCTGTGGCTATGAATTAATGAAGCGGGGCCATGAGGTAATTATTCTGGAAGCTTCCGGAAGGCATGGCGGGCATGTATTAACGGTACGGGATGGGTTATCAGATGGCCTGTATGCCGACTTCGGAGCCGAAAATATTACCAAACCGGGGTATGAGTTATTCTGGGAATATGCCAAAGAGTTTAATCTGACGGTTCTTCCTTACCCGAAACGGGATAATATCTTAAGAAGGATTGATGGACAGTTTTACACCGAACAGATGCTGGCAGATCCGGCTGTCCTTAAAAAATTCGGATTGAATCAGCGGGAAATCAAATATTTGTCGGAACACTCCTGGCCCGAGCTGGAACTACTATATACCAGGCCCTATCTTGATAAATTTACCGATGAATATCAGCCCTTTGGGGTTGGCTATGACCACCTGGATACTACACCCATTGCCCAAATCTATAAAAAAGAAGGTGCTTCTCCAGGGGCTTTACAACTTCTGGGCGGTATGCATACCTCTGCCTTGTTTGAGTTGTGGAGGCAAAGCATTTTAGATTTGCGGGGCCTGCCTCTTTTTCCATTAAAAGTCTATAGACTCAAAGATGGTAATCAGAGTCTTCCCAATGCATTTGCCAAAAAGCTCGGAGTCAGGGTAAAGTTGAACTGCCCGATTTTAAAGATCAAGCATGGCCAGTCTGGGGTAACTATTACCTATAAAGAATTTAATGAAGAAAAAGAAATAACTGCGGATCATCTGGCGAATTGTATTCCCTTACCTGCTTTCCGGAATATTCCGGTTGAGCCTGCCTTTTCTCCGGAAAAACAATATGCAATTGACAATGTTACCTATGATTCCTATGCCAGATTTGTATTTCAGGCAAGCTCCAAATTCTGGGAAGCCGATAAGCTCAGCATCAATATGGAGTTAAATCACCCGGATATTGCCGCTATCTGGCAGGTAGCAGAAGAAGTGGATACACACCGGGTCGCATTGATGGGTATGGGGCCGGGCGGCACTTCTCCACAACGTGCCCTGGCTGGTTTCCGGCAGGTATATCCTGGCAAGCACGACACCATTGAACAAGCCCTGGTAAAAGACTGGACCAAAGAACAATTTTCTCCTACCTGCGAACGGCTTAATTTTCCAATGGGCGAACTGCGTAAATTCTGGCCACATGTAATGGCTTCCCACGGGCGAATACATTTTGCCGGCGCCTATGCAGATAATCTGAACTGGGGGATGGAAGCCGCTACCAGGTCGGCAAACCGGGTAGCCAAAGAAATTGACCAGGCTTAA
- a CDS encoding preprotein translocase subunit SecA yields the protein MKAIQQVKTFFQRLKSSNITDNLLPYQEQFNQILAQTNQLSLQSDAELQALALSLKSKAKLAPSVDTYLVDLYALVIQAFIRTLSITPYAVQILAAIALSQRTVIEMQTGEGKTLVAVFPACLQAMSGKGVHVLTFNDYLARRDAMWTLPVYTFLGLSVGYIEEEHTLEEKRRAYHCEVTYTTAKQVGFDYLRSCMAYTLDEIVIRELHCAIVDEADALLIDEARNPLVLAANLEVAAIDLTQVARFVTHLQEQRDYLTDEYARNVYLTEWGSTQAEHYFRLQNLYDSEQHPLLTAINLALQAKALLHRDIDYIIEGDQIKLIDECTGRVVEDRKWPNGLQSAVEAKEGLPIQSEGRILNSISLQHLMACYEKVSGMTGTARQAAEEFAKTYGLGVTVIPTHKPYQRKDHPDRVYTHKTAKLQAILQEVDTIHRRGRPILIGTLTVRESEELQAHLQQHGITCTVLNARHHEREAAIIEKAGMLSAVTIATNMAGRGTDIRLGGKEAIDRERIIALGGLHIIGTNRHESNRIDKQLKGRAGRQGDPGSTQFIISMEDDLMVKYNLKSLLPARYQQIRQEQALENTTVSKSIDQAQRIIEGQLHEMRQTLYRYSSFIETHRKIFLTQRQYVLFSNDNNLSPLQQGYILYQYDRLWSEYLTDIASIREGIFWERMAGREPLTEFYKKSDVLFQDLLSLLETTLTQMHTLPDEDLKIKRPSATWTYIVSDNPFERPLAGFLRRLAMLKF from the coding sequence ATGAAAGCAATTCAACAAGTAAAAACATTTTTTCAGCGATTAAAATCCAGTAACATAACTGATAATTTGCTTCCTTATCAAGAGCAGTTCAATCAAATTCTAGCGCAAACCAACCAATTATCTCTTCAATCAGATGCAGAATTACAAGCCCTTGCCTTATCCTTAAAAAGCAAAGCCAAACTAGCTCCCTCTGTTGATACTTATTTAGTGGACCTCTATGCCCTGGTAATACAAGCCTTTATAAGAACCTTATCCATCACTCCCTATGCGGTTCAGATTCTAGCGGCCATTGCTTTGTCTCAACGCACAGTGATCGAAATGCAGACCGGAGAAGGTAAAACCTTAGTGGCTGTCTTTCCTGCCTGTTTGCAGGCTATGAGCGGAAAAGGGGTGCATGTATTGACGTTTAATGATTATCTGGCCAGGCGGGATGCCATGTGGACGTTACCTGTTTATACGTTTCTTGGATTATCTGTCGGGTATATAGAGGAAGAGCATACCTTGGAAGAGAAACGGCGCGCCTATCATTGTGAGGTGACCTATACTACAGCTAAGCAGGTAGGCTTTGATTATCTCAGATCCTGCATGGCGTATACTTTGGATGAAATTGTAATCAGAGAGCTGCACTGCGCCATTGTAGATGAGGCAGATGCTTTGTTGATCGATGAAGCCAGAAATCCACTAGTACTGGCAGCCAACCTGGAAGTGGCTGCCATTGATCTTACGCAGGTAGCCAGATTTGTTACTCACTTGCAGGAGCAGCGTGATTACCTTACAGATGAGTACGCCCGGAATGTATACCTGACCGAATGGGGCAGTACCCAAGCAGAACACTACTTCAGATTGCAGAATTTATATGATAGTGAGCAGCACCCTTTACTTACGGCCATCAACCTGGCTTTACAAGCAAAAGCCTTGTTGCACCGGGATATTGATTATATTATTGAGGGGGATCAGATAAAATTGATTGATGAATGTACCGGAAGAGTAGTAGAGGATAGAAAATGGCCGAACGGGCTACAATCAGCTGTAGAAGCTAAGGAAGGATTACCTATCCAATCTGAGGGGCGAATCTTAAATTCTATTTCTTTACAACACCTGATGGCTTGTTATGAAAAAGTATCAGGTATGACTGGCACAGCCAGACAGGCAGCCGAGGAATTTGCCAAAACCTATGGACTAGGCGTAACGGTTATTCCCACTCATAAACCTTATCAACGCAAGGATCATCCAGACCGGGTTTATACCCATAAAACTGCTAAACTCCAAGCTATTCTCCAGGAAGTTGACACCATCCACCGCAGGGGAAGGCCCATCTTAATCGGTACGCTTACGGTGAGAGAATCAGAAGAATTGCAGGCCCATCTGCAACAGCATGGTATTACCTGCACAGTGTTGAATGCCAGACATCATGAACGGGAAGCAGCCATTATAGAAAAGGCAGGGATGCTTAGTGCTGTAACTATTGCCACCAATATGGCCGGACGAGGGACAGATATACGCTTAGGTGGAAAAGAGGCCATAGATCGGGAAAGGATCATAGCCTTGGGTGGACTTCATATCATCGGAACGAACCGGCATGAAAGCAACCGGATTGATAAGCAGTTAAAAGGCAGAGCTGGCCGGCAGGGCGATCCGGGTTCTACCCAATTTATCATTTCCATGGAGGATGACTTGATGGTGAAATACAATTTAAAAAGCTTATTGCCGGCGAGGTATCAGCAGATCAGACAAGAACAAGCCCTTGAAAATACTACGGTAAGCAAAAGTATAGATCAGGCACAACGGATTATAGAAGGGCAATTGCATGAGATGCGCCAAACCCTGTACCGGTATTCGTCTTTTATCGAAACGCACCGAAAAATCTTTCTTACCCAGCGCCAGTATGTTCTTTTTTCAAATGATAACAATCTTTCTCCCCTTCAACAAGGGTATATCTTGTATCAATATGACAGACTTTGGTCTGAGTACTTAACCGATATTGCCTCAATCAGGGAAGGAATATTCTGGGAACGAATGGCAGGCCGAGAGCCATTAACGGAGTTCTACAAGAAATCCGATGTTTTATTTCAAGACTTACTTTCCTTGCTGGAAACAACCCTTACTCAGATGCATACCTTACCAGACGAGGATTTGAAAATAAAGCGACCTTCTGCCACCTGGACCTATATAGTAAGTGATAATCCGTTTGAGAGGCCATTAGCAGGGTTTCTTCGTCGATTAGCCATGCTAAAGTTCTAA
- a CDS encoding helix-turn-helix domain-containing protein: protein MRKEKVGFLTHHTLVLQVSGHFTLETSVQKISMSKGEMLLIGKNQLGQITKTPQPDQYYETIVISLQEELLRTIALEEHIETLQKYVGPPNILLPANEFLKGYFQSVLPYVRNPVESLTNEIGILKVKEAVKLLLHTMPRLRNLLFDFSESYKIDLEKFMLSHFHYNIPVAEFAQLTGRSLAGFKRDFQKTFGMSPRHWLQEKRLAEARHLIENRNKKPSVIYLELGFESLSHFSHSFKKKFGKAPTEWLS, encoded by the coding sequence ATGCGAAAGGAAAAAGTCGGCTTCCTTACACACCATACCCTCGTATTGCAGGTTTCCGGACATTTTACATTGGAAACATCCGTGCAGAAAATTTCAATGAGCAAAGGTGAAATGTTGTTGATTGGCAAAAATCAACTGGGGCAGATCACCAAAACTCCGCAGCCCGATCAATATTACGAAACAATCGTCATCTCCTTGCAGGAGGAACTGCTCAGAACAATTGCCCTGGAGGAACATATAGAGACACTGCAGAAATATGTAGGACCACCAAACATCCTCCTTCCGGCAAATGAGTTTTTGAAAGGCTACTTTCAATCTGTACTGCCCTATGTCCGCAATCCGGTAGAATCACTAACGAATGAAATAGGAATTCTCAAAGTGAAAGAAGCGGTAAAACTACTGCTGCATACCATGCCAAGGCTCCGTAACTTATTGTTTGACTTCTCGGAGTCCTACAAAATTGATCTGGAAAAATTTATGCTTAGCCATTTTCATTACAATATTCCGGTTGCAGAGTTTGCTCAACTAACTGGGAGAAGCCTGGCGGGGTTTAAGCGTGACTTCCAAAAAACATTTGGTATGTCGCCTCGGCATTGGTTGCAAGAAAAAAGATTGGCTGAAGCCAGGCATCTTATAGAAAACAGAAACAAAAAACCATCGGTGATTTATCTTGAACTTGGTTTTGAAAGTCTATCTCATTTCTCGCATTCATTTAAGAAGAAGTTTGGAAAGGCGCCTACTGAGTGGCTATCTTAA
- a CDS encoding aldo/keto reductase, with product MKNITKITLGKNGPVVSKLGLGCMRMSSVWGSPVNDESESIATIGMALDSGINFLNTGDFYGSGHNELLVGKAIKGRREDAFISVKFGAIFYNGQWLGMDLRPIAIKNFINYSLVRLGIETIDLYQPCRLDNSVPVEDVIGTVADLIKEGKVRYLGVSEITADQLRKAHSVYPVTALEIGYSLADRQIETDLLPTAKELGIGVVAFANTAEGLLTGTMKAPLAADDYHAHFSRFQGDNLTRNLEKVEMLKQMAKTKGFTPTQLAIAWVNAQGEHIMPLVSMSRRSRLPENIQAMEIVFTPEEMNTLNTHFSSGAILGSTYLQR from the coding sequence ATGAAAAATATAACAAAAATAACTCTTGGTAAAAATGGACCAGTTGTATCTAAACTTGGATTAGGCTGTATGCGCATGTCGTCTGTTTGGGGAAGCCCGGTAAATGACGAAAGCGAAAGTATAGCTACCATTGGGATGGCTTTAGACAGTGGCATCAATTTTTTAAATACCGGAGACTTTTACGGCAGCGGCCACAATGAGCTGCTGGTAGGAAAAGCCATCAAAGGCAGAAGGGAGGATGCCTTCATTAGTGTTAAATTTGGCGCTATCTTTTATAACGGTCAATGGTTGGGTATGGACCTGCGTCCAATAGCCATCAAGAATTTTATCAACTATTCTTTGGTGCGTTTGGGAATAGAAACGATTGATCTTTATCAGCCATGCAGATTAGATAACAGCGTTCCGGTAGAAGATGTAATTGGAACTGTTGCCGACCTGATCAAAGAAGGAAAGGTGCGTTACCTTGGGGTGTCTGAGATCACGGCAGATCAACTCCGCAAAGCCCATAGTGTATATCCGGTAACAGCCCTGGAAATAGGCTATTCACTCGCCGACCGGCAAATAGAAACCGACCTGCTTCCAACGGCCAAGGAGTTAGGCATTGGCGTAGTGGCCTTTGCCAATACAGCCGAAGGGTTGCTTACAGGTACAATGAAAGCGCCGCTTGCGGCCGATGACTACCACGCCCATTTTTCGCGTTTTCAGGGGGATAACCTGACAAGGAACCTGGAAAAAGTTGAAATGTTAAAGCAGATGGCAAAGACAAAAGGGTTCACCCCAACACAACTCGCAATCGCCTGGGTAAATGCACAGGGCGAACATATTATGCCATTGGTGAGCATGAGCCGCAGATCTCGCTTGCCGGAGAATATCCAGGCGATGGAGATCGTTTTTACTCCGGAAGAGATGAATACTCTTAACACCCATTTTTCATCAGGTGCCATACTTGGCAGTACTTATCTGCAAAGATAA